From Alteromonas sp. RKMC-009, one genomic window encodes:
- the argA gene encoding amino-acid N-acetyltransferase, which produces MVLAHHDGIKLFRSSLPYINAHRGKTFVLMFGGEAIEQSNFANIIHDIALLASLGVRLVLVHGARPQIDERVNMRGIEGRFLDGVRITDKQTLECVKDAAGSVRSHVEALLTMGLPNSPMHGAQIRVCTGNLVVAKPMGVRGGVDYENTGLVRRIDTTGINDHLNDGSIVLLSPMGYSTTGEVFNLSHEDVATQAAIALKADKIIVFSKDDGIRHNDGKLLRTIERPQLEELIFEEQIQTEQTVLSALTTSVAAGIPRAHCISYETDGALLQELFTRDGAGSLVMEHHYEQLRGATIEDVGGIINLIKPLEESGALVKRSRERLENEINQFIIIVRDGMIIACAALYLYPEEGKAELACVATHPDYRGKNRAERILEEVKRRALDSGIHTLFVLTTLTAHWFLEHGFRPSDLSELPQAKKELYNFQRNSKIFTLGL; this is translated from the coding sequence ATGGTGTTAGCTCATCATGATGGCATAAAACTCTTTCGCAGCTCGCTGCCGTACATCAACGCGCACAGAGGAAAAACCTTTGTGCTGATGTTCGGTGGTGAGGCCATCGAACAGAGTAACTTTGCCAACATTATTCACGATATCGCCCTGCTCGCCAGTCTAGGTGTACGTCTGGTGCTGGTGCATGGTGCCCGTCCGCAAATAGACGAGCGGGTTAACATGCGGGGCATCGAGGGGCGTTTTCTTGACGGTGTCCGCATTACCGACAAGCAAACCCTGGAATGTGTCAAAGATGCCGCCGGTTCAGTGCGTAGTCACGTAGAAGCATTGCTGACCATGGGACTGCCCAACTCGCCTATGCACGGCGCGCAAATTCGCGTGTGTACCGGTAATCTTGTCGTCGCTAAACCTATGGGTGTACGTGGTGGTGTTGATTACGAAAATACCGGCCTTGTGCGCCGGATTGATACCACAGGTATTAACGATCATCTGAATGACGGCTCGATTGTTCTGCTTTCTCCCATGGGGTATTCCACCACCGGTGAAGTATTCAATCTGTCTCACGAAGACGTGGCGACGCAGGCTGCAATTGCGCTGAAGGCCGATAAAATTATCGTTTTCTCCAAAGACGACGGTATTCGTCATAACGACGGCAAATTACTGCGCACCATTGAACGTCCGCAACTGGAAGAGCTCATTTTTGAAGAGCAAATTCAGACTGAGCAAACGGTGTTAAGTGCACTGACCACCAGTGTGGCAGCCGGCATCCCCCGTGCTCACTGTATCAGCTATGAGACTGACGGTGCATTGTTGCAGGAATTGTTCACCCGTGACGGTGCCGGTTCGCTGGTGATGGAGCACCATTACGAGCAGTTACGTGGTGCCACCATTGAAGATGTGGGCGGCATCATTAACCTCATCAAACCGCTGGAAGAAAGTGGCGCGCTGGTGAAACGTTCCCGTGAACGCCTTGAGAATGAAATCAATCAGTTCATTATCATTGTGCGTGACGGCATGATCATCGCCTGTGCGGCGCTGTATCTTTATCCGGAAGAAGGCAAAGCGGAGCTGGCTTGTGTGGCAACACACCCGGACTACCGTGGCAAAAACCGGGCAGAGCGCATTCTGGAAGAGGTGAAACGTCGTGCACTGGATTCAGGCATTCACACCTTGTTTGTTCTGACTACGCTGACAGCACACTGGTTTCTGGAGCACGGTTTCCGTCCTTCAGATCTCAGCGAGTTGCCACAGGCGAAAAAGGAACTGTATAACTTCCAACGTAACTCGAAGATTTTCACCCTCGGGCTGTAA